A single window of Salvia splendens isolate huo1 chromosome 6, SspV2, whole genome shotgun sequence DNA harbors:
- the LOC121806304 gene encoding potassium transporter 7-like isoform X1: MTEEGSERENRGLTSMDSMESRWVYQDEEGSDIDNDGGLESPQRDSDDEDNAEQRLIRTGHRIDSFDVEALEVPGAHKNDFESQDATLGRRIGLAFQTLGVVFGDVGTSPLYTFSVMFSKAPVNGDEDVIGALSLVLYTLILISLIKYVLIVLWANDDGEGGTFALYSLICRHAKVGLLPNQLPSDARISNFRLKVPSAELERSLKIKERLEASHTLKKLLLILVLAGTSMVIADGVVTPAMSVISAVGGLKVGISGFEQEHVVMISVAFLIILFSVQRYGTSKVGIVVGPALFIWFCSLGGIGIYNLVKYDRKVLKAFNPLNIYYFFKRNSTKAWYSLGGCILCATGSEAMFADLCYFSVRSVQLTFVFLVLPCLLLGYLGQAAYLMENHADTTQAFFSSVPSGAYWPVFLIANVAALIASRAMTTATFSCIKQSTALGCFPRLKIIYTSRKFMGQIYIPVMNWFLLTLTLVLVCNISSIYEIGNAYGIAELGVMMMTTILVTLVMLLIWQINIFIVLSFVIIFLGLELTFFSSVLWSVGDGSWIILVFSIVIFPIMYIWNYGSKLKYETEVKQKMPMDVLRELGPDLGTVRAPGIGLIYNELAKGVPAIFGHFLSTLPAVHSMMIFVCIKYVPVSVVPQSERFLFRRVCSKSYHIFRCVASPHSAGNRYGYKDVRKENHQTFEQLLIESLEKFIRREAQERSLESDDDDSDAEEETFSRILIAPNGSVYSLGVPLLEEFKDTSKFISGGSTVKEQQQAQTEEISIDAEQSLEKELSFLRKAKESGVVYLLGHGNIRARKDSWFIKKLVINYFYAFLRKNSRRGTANLSVPHSHLIQVGMTYMV; the protein is encoded by the exons ATGACGGAGGAGGGATCGGAGAGGGAGAACAGGGGATTAACGTCGATGGATTCGATGGAGTCGCGCTGGGTGTATCAGGATGAGGAAGGCTCGGATATCGACAATGACGGCGGATTGGAATCGCCACAGCGGGATTCCGATGACGAGGATAATGCGGAGCAGAGGTTGATTCGCACGGGGCATAGGATTGATTCATTTGATGTTGAAGCGCTCGAAGTTCCCGGCGCTCACAAAAATGATTTTGAG TCGCAGGATGCTACTTTAGGCAGGAGAATAGGACTTGCATTTCAGACACTTGGTGTTGTTTTTGGTGACGTGGGGACTAGTCCTTTATACACCTTCAGCGTGATGTTCAGCAAGGCACCTGTAAACGGGGATGAAGATGTTATTGGGGCATTGTCTCTAGTTTTGTACACGTTAATTCTGATTTCACTGATCAAGTATGTGCTCATTGTTCTTTGGGCGAATGATGACGGTGAAG GTGGCACATTTGCTCTCTACTCATTGATATGTCGGCATGCCAAAGTCGGTCTTCTTCCAAACCAGTTGCCTTCAGATGCGCGAATATCAAACTTCAGGCTTAAAGTGCCATCAGCAGAACTAGAGAGGTCTTTGAAAATAAAGGAAAGACTTGAAGCTTCTCATACATTGAAAAAGCTTCTTCTTATATTGGTTCTTGCTGGTACTTCTATGGTGATAGCTGATGGTGTGGTTACACCTGCTATGTCAG TTATATCCGCTGTTGGTGGCTTAAAAGTTGGAATCTCTGGGTTTGAGCAAG AGCACGTCGTGATGATCTCGGTTGCATTTCTTATAATTTTGTTCAGTGTACAGAGGTATGGAACAAGTAAAGTTGGCATTGTAGTGGGTCCTGCCTTGTTTATCTGGTTTTGTTCTCTTGGAGGCATTGGCATATACAACCTTGTCAAGTATGACAGAAAGGTTCTGAAGGCATTTAATCCATTAAATATCTATTATTTTTTCAAGCGAAATTCAACAAAGGCATGGTATTCTCTAGGGGGCTGTATTCTTTGTGCAACAG GTTCCGAGGCAATGTTTGCAGATCTTTGCTATTTTTCTGTGAGATCAGTGCAG CTTACATTTGTGTTCCTTGTATTACCTTGCCTTCTGCTGGGTTACCTGGGTCAAGCTGCATATCTTATGGAGAATCACGCTGATACTACACAGGCCTTCTTCTCTTCTGTTCCAA GTGGAGCTTATTGGCCCGTTTTTCTCATAGCTAATGTAGCAGCACTAATTGCTAGTAGGGCCATGACAACGGCAACTTTCTCTTGTATCAAACAATCCACAGCACTCGGGTGCTTTCCTCGtcttaaaattatttatacCTCGAGGAAGTTCATGGGCCAAATTTATATTCCAGTCATGAACTGGTTTCTACTCACTCTGACTCTGGTGTTAGTCTGCAATATCTCAAGTATATATGAGATTGGAAATGCATATG GCATTGCTGAACTCGGCGTTATGATGATGACCACAATCTTAGTAACCCTTGTGATGCTTCTTATCTGGCAGATAAACATTTTCATTGTACTGAGTTTTGTTATCATTTTCTTGGGACTAGAGCTGACTTTCTTTTCTTCAGTTTTGTGGAGTGTGGGGGATGGAAGTTGGATTATACTGGTCTTTTCCATTGTCATATTCCCCATTATGTATATTTGGAACTATGGTAGTAAGCTAAAATATGAGACAGAGGTGAAGCAGAAGATGCCAATGGATGTGCTTCGGGAACTAGGTCCTGACCTTGGAACTGTTAGGGCTCCTGGAATTGGCTTGATTTATAATGAGCTGGCAAAGGGGGTACCAGCTATATTTGGGCATTTCCTGTCAACACTACCTGCTGTGCATTCAATGATGATATTTGTGTGTATAAAGTATGTTCCAGTATCTGTTGTCCCTCAAAGTGAAAGGTTTCTGTTTAGGCGAGTCTGCTCCAAAAGCTACCACATATTTCGTTGTGTTGCCAG TCCTCACTCTGCTGGTAACAGATACGGATACAAGGATGTTCGCAAAGAAAACCACCAGACCTTTGAGCAATTGCTGATTGAATCTCTTGAAAAGTTCATTCGACGGGAAGCTCAGGAGAGATCGCTagagagtgatgatgatgactCTGATGCTGAAGAAGAAACTTTCTCGAGAATTCTAATAGCTCCAAACGGGAGTGTATATTCACTCGGTGTCCCTCTCCTGGAGGAGTTCAAAGATACGAGCAAATTTATCTCAGGAGGAAGCACGGTGAAGGAACAGCAGCAGGCTCAAACAGAGGAGATCAGCATTGATGCGGAGCAAAGTCTCGAGAAGGAGCTGTCTTTCCTACGCAAGGCAAAGGAGTCTGGTGTGGTATACCTTCTCGGGCATGGTAATATTCGAGCAAGGAAGGATTCTTGGTTCATAAAGAAGCTCGTGATCAATTATTTTTACGCGTTCTTGAGAAAGAACAGCAGGAGGGGGACTGCGAATTTGAGTGTTCCGCACTCGCATCTGATACAGGTAGGCATGACTTACATGGTGTGA
- the LOC121806304 gene encoding potassium transporter 7-like isoform X2: MTEEGSERENRGLTSMDSMESRWVYQDEEGSDIDNDGGLESPQRDSDDEDNAEQRLIRTGHRIDSFDVEALEVPGAHKNDFESQDATLGRRIGLAFQTLGVVFGDVGTSPLYTFSVMFSKAPVNGDEDVIGALSLVLYTLILISLIKYVLIVLWANDDGEGGTFALYSLICRHAKVGLLPNQLPSDARISNFRLKVPSAELERSLKIKERLEASHTLKKLLLILVLAGTSMVIADGVVTPAMSVISAVGGLKVGISGFEQEHVVMISVAFLIILFSVQRYGTSKVGIVVGPALFIWFCSLGGIGIYNLVKYDRKVLKAFNPLNIYYFFKRNSTKAWYSLGGCILCATGSEAMFADLCYFSVRSVQLTFVFLVLPCLLLGYLGQAAYLMENHADTTQAFFSSVPSGAYWPVFLIANVAALIASRAMTTATFSCIKQSTALGCFPRLKIIYTSRKFMGQIYIPVMNWFLLTLTLVLVCNISSIYEIGNAYGIAELGVMMMTTILVTLVMLLIWQINIFIVLSFVIIFLGLELTFFSSVLWSVGDGSWIILVFSIVIFPIMYIWNYGSKLKYETEVKQKMPMDVLRELGPDLGTVRAPGIGLIYNELAKGVPAIFGHFLSTLPAVHSMMIFVCIKYVPVSVVPQSERFLFRRVCSKSYHIFRCVARYGYKDVRKENHQTFEQLLIESLEKFIRREAQERSLESDDDDSDAEEETFSRILIAPNGSVYSLGVPLLEEFKDTSKFISGGSTVKEQQQAQTEEISIDAEQSLEKELSFLRKAKESGVVYLLGHGNIRARKDSWFIKKLVINYFYAFLRKNSRRGTANLSVPHSHLIQVGMTYMV, from the exons ATGACGGAGGAGGGATCGGAGAGGGAGAACAGGGGATTAACGTCGATGGATTCGATGGAGTCGCGCTGGGTGTATCAGGATGAGGAAGGCTCGGATATCGACAATGACGGCGGATTGGAATCGCCACAGCGGGATTCCGATGACGAGGATAATGCGGAGCAGAGGTTGATTCGCACGGGGCATAGGATTGATTCATTTGATGTTGAAGCGCTCGAAGTTCCCGGCGCTCACAAAAATGATTTTGAG TCGCAGGATGCTACTTTAGGCAGGAGAATAGGACTTGCATTTCAGACACTTGGTGTTGTTTTTGGTGACGTGGGGACTAGTCCTTTATACACCTTCAGCGTGATGTTCAGCAAGGCACCTGTAAACGGGGATGAAGATGTTATTGGGGCATTGTCTCTAGTTTTGTACACGTTAATTCTGATTTCACTGATCAAGTATGTGCTCATTGTTCTTTGGGCGAATGATGACGGTGAAG GTGGCACATTTGCTCTCTACTCATTGATATGTCGGCATGCCAAAGTCGGTCTTCTTCCAAACCAGTTGCCTTCAGATGCGCGAATATCAAACTTCAGGCTTAAAGTGCCATCAGCAGAACTAGAGAGGTCTTTGAAAATAAAGGAAAGACTTGAAGCTTCTCATACATTGAAAAAGCTTCTTCTTATATTGGTTCTTGCTGGTACTTCTATGGTGATAGCTGATGGTGTGGTTACACCTGCTATGTCAG TTATATCCGCTGTTGGTGGCTTAAAAGTTGGAATCTCTGGGTTTGAGCAAG AGCACGTCGTGATGATCTCGGTTGCATTTCTTATAATTTTGTTCAGTGTACAGAGGTATGGAACAAGTAAAGTTGGCATTGTAGTGGGTCCTGCCTTGTTTATCTGGTTTTGTTCTCTTGGAGGCATTGGCATATACAACCTTGTCAAGTATGACAGAAAGGTTCTGAAGGCATTTAATCCATTAAATATCTATTATTTTTTCAAGCGAAATTCAACAAAGGCATGGTATTCTCTAGGGGGCTGTATTCTTTGTGCAACAG GTTCCGAGGCAATGTTTGCAGATCTTTGCTATTTTTCTGTGAGATCAGTGCAG CTTACATTTGTGTTCCTTGTATTACCTTGCCTTCTGCTGGGTTACCTGGGTCAAGCTGCATATCTTATGGAGAATCACGCTGATACTACACAGGCCTTCTTCTCTTCTGTTCCAA GTGGAGCTTATTGGCCCGTTTTTCTCATAGCTAATGTAGCAGCACTAATTGCTAGTAGGGCCATGACAACGGCAACTTTCTCTTGTATCAAACAATCCACAGCACTCGGGTGCTTTCCTCGtcttaaaattatttatacCTCGAGGAAGTTCATGGGCCAAATTTATATTCCAGTCATGAACTGGTTTCTACTCACTCTGACTCTGGTGTTAGTCTGCAATATCTCAAGTATATATGAGATTGGAAATGCATATG GCATTGCTGAACTCGGCGTTATGATGATGACCACAATCTTAGTAACCCTTGTGATGCTTCTTATCTGGCAGATAAACATTTTCATTGTACTGAGTTTTGTTATCATTTTCTTGGGACTAGAGCTGACTTTCTTTTCTTCAGTTTTGTGGAGTGTGGGGGATGGAAGTTGGATTATACTGGTCTTTTCCATTGTCATATTCCCCATTATGTATATTTGGAACTATGGTAGTAAGCTAAAATATGAGACAGAGGTGAAGCAGAAGATGCCAATGGATGTGCTTCGGGAACTAGGTCCTGACCTTGGAACTGTTAGGGCTCCTGGAATTGGCTTGATTTATAATGAGCTGGCAAAGGGGGTACCAGCTATATTTGGGCATTTCCTGTCAACACTACCTGCTGTGCATTCAATGATGATATTTGTGTGTATAAAGTATGTTCCAGTATCTGTTGTCCCTCAAAGTGAAAGGTTTCTGTTTAGGCGAGTCTGCTCCAAAAGCTACCACATATTTCGTTGTGTTGCCAG ATACGGATACAAGGATGTTCGCAAAGAAAACCACCAGACCTTTGAGCAATTGCTGATTGAATCTCTTGAAAAGTTCATTCGACGGGAAGCTCAGGAGAGATCGCTagagagtgatgatgatgactCTGATGCTGAAGAAGAAACTTTCTCGAGAATTCTAATAGCTCCAAACGGGAGTGTATATTCACTCGGTGTCCCTCTCCTGGAGGAGTTCAAAGATACGAGCAAATTTATCTCAGGAGGAAGCACGGTGAAGGAACAGCAGCAGGCTCAAACAGAGGAGATCAGCATTGATGCGGAGCAAAGTCTCGAGAAGGAGCTGTCTTTCCTACGCAAGGCAAAGGAGTCTGGTGTGGTATACCTTCTCGGGCATGGTAATATTCGAGCAAGGAAGGATTCTTGGTTCATAAAGAAGCTCGTGATCAATTATTTTTACGCGTTCTTGAGAAAGAACAGCAGGAGGGGGACTGCGAATTTGAGTGTTCCGCACTCGCATCTGATACAGGTAGGCATGACTTACATGGTGTGA